The proteins below come from a single Serratia fonticola genomic window:
- a CDS encoding M16 family metallopeptidase yields the protein MQGTRIRLLVGGLLLVAANGSVHAEALQPDPAWQQGQLNNGFSWQILDTPQRPSDRVELRLMVNTGSLVESAQQIGFAHLLPRIAITRSESFTQPQLQSLWQQSVDSERPLPPAISSYDFTIYNLSLPNNRPDLLKEALAWLADTTGKLAIDEPTVEAVMNSNMDPIGIFPPDPKDSWWRYRLKGSTLLAHDPGQPVKRPVNIEQLQKFYQQWYTPDVMTLYVVGKVDSRSLTEQINKAFSPLQGKREAPATMPTLTPLPPQPVSLISDQVKQDTLSIMWDTPWHPIRDSQSLSRYWRSDMAREALFWHIQQVLQKSEQKNIKLGFDCRVQYQRAQCAIHLNSPNDNLNNGLAFIARELANVRNNGLSQDEFNALLAQKTDQLSKLFATYARTDTDVLMSQRLRSQQSGVVDIAPEQYQKLRQAFLSSLTLESLNQELKLQLSQDATLVLLQPKGEPEMNMKQLQETYNGIMAPAPAVVSEEPKPADAATAAPEASAQ from the coding sequence ATGCAGGGCACCAGAATTCGTCTTTTAGTGGGTGGGCTGCTGTTGGTTGCGGCCAACGGTAGCGTGCACGCTGAAGCACTACAACCTGATCCTGCCTGGCAGCAGGGGCAGCTGAATAACGGTTTTTCTTGGCAGATCCTTGATACACCACAGCGCCCGAGCGATCGCGTTGAGTTAAGGTTGATGGTCAATACCGGATCGCTGGTGGAATCTGCCCAGCAGATCGGTTTTGCCCATTTGCTGCCGCGTATTGCGATTACGCGCAGCGAGAGTTTTACCCAGCCGCAGCTACAGTCGCTGTGGCAACAGAGCGTGGACAGTGAACGGCCATTGCCGCCAGCCATCAGCTCTTATGATTTCACCATCTACAATCTGAGCCTGCCCAATAACCGCCCCGATCTGTTGAAAGAGGCGCTGGCCTGGCTGGCGGATACCACGGGTAAGCTGGCTATCGATGAGCCAACGGTAGAAGCGGTGATGAACTCCAATATGGATCCTATCGGTATCTTCCCGCCGGATCCCAAAGACAGCTGGTGGCGTTATCGCCTGAAAGGCTCAACGCTACTGGCACACGATCCGGGCCAACCGGTCAAGCGGCCGGTCAATATCGAACAGCTGCAGAAATTTTACCAGCAATGGTATACCCCGGACGTCATGACGTTGTACGTGGTGGGTAAAGTTGATAGCCGTAGCCTGACCGAACAGATCAACAAGGCGTTCTCGCCTCTCCAAGGCAAGCGCGAAGCGCCGGCAACCATGCCAACTCTGACTCCACTGCCGCCGCAGCCGGTCAGTCTGATCAGCGATCAGGTGAAGCAGGATACGCTGTCGATCATGTGGGATACGCCATGGCATCCGATTCGCGATTCGCAAAGCCTGAGCCGTTACTGGCGCAGTGATATGGCCCGTGAAGCCCTGTTCTGGCACATTCAGCAGGTGCTGCAAAAGAGCGAGCAGAAAAACATCAAGCTGGGCTTCGACTGCCGGGTGCAGTATCAACGCGCCCAGTGTGCGATCCATCTGAATTCACCGAATGATAATCTGAACAACGGCCTGGCCTTTATTGCCCGCGAATTGGCTAATGTGCGTAACAACGGCCTGTCTCAGGATGAGTTCAATGCCTTGCTGGCACAGAAAACCGATCAGTTGAGCAAACTGTTTGCCACCTATGCCCGCACCGACACCGATGTGCTGATGAGCCAGCGTCTGCGTTCACAGCAAAGTGGCGTGGTGGATATCGCTCCGGAGCAATACCAGAAGCTGCGTCAGGCCTTCTTGTCGTCGCTGACGCTGGAATCGCTTAATCAGGAACTGAAGCTGCAACTGTCGCAGGATGCCACCTTGGTGCTGTTACAGCCGAAGGGGGAGCCGGAGATGAATATGAAGCAGCTCCAGGAAACCTATAACGGCATCATGGCGCCAGCACCGGCCGTGGTGAGCGAAGAGCCAAAACCGGCGGATGCGGCTACCGCAGCACCGGAAGCCAGCGCACAGTAA
- a CDS encoding DASS family sodium-coupled anion symporter, with protein MADIPLKSSTSSPATRRGLCILVVDLLLFVVLLQTLPFSAKENMGLALLVFIGILWLTEAVHVTITALLVPVMAVGMGMMNVDKALASFANPTIFLFFGGFALATALHIQKIDRLIANRLLLLAKGRMLVAALMLFGATALLSMWISNTATAAMMLPLAMGILSNLDRQREHNTYVFLLLGIAYSASIGGLGTMVGSPPNAIAAAQLGLDFIGWMKFGVPVMLVLMPLMVATLYVMLRPRLSHRFEITLESFSWTPVRQVTLGIFLLTVVCWIFSSHISAALGGLKQFDTVVAVGAAVLIGISGVASWAQIQQNTDWGVLMLFGGGLTLSVILKDSGASAVMAHGMATLFGASHWFIIILAVATFIIFLTEFTSNTASAALLVPVFATVAEALGMPSALLTIVIGIGASCAFMLPVATPPNAIVYGTGEIRQSEMVKVGFWLNIVCVLVVSLFAWFIWR; from the coding sequence ATGGCTGACATACCGCTTAAATCTTCCACCTCATCACCCGCCACTCGCCGGGGCCTGTGTATCCTGGTGGTAGACCTGTTGCTGTTTGTAGTTCTACTGCAAACCCTGCCGTTTAGTGCCAAGGAGAATATGGGCCTGGCTCTGCTGGTGTTTATTGGCATTCTATGGCTTACCGAGGCCGTGCATGTCACCATTACCGCACTGCTGGTTCCCGTTATGGCGGTAGGTATGGGCATGATGAATGTGGATAAGGCGCTGGCTTCCTTTGCCAATCCCACCATTTTCCTGTTCTTTGGCGGTTTTGCGCTGGCCACTGCACTGCATATCCAGAAGATTGATCGGCTGATCGCCAACCGGCTGCTGTTGCTTGCTAAAGGCCGGATGCTGGTGGCTGCCCTGATGCTGTTTGGTGCCACTGCCCTACTTTCAATGTGGATCAGCAACACTGCCACTGCTGCCATGATGCTGCCATTGGCGATGGGTATTCTGAGTAATCTGGATCGCCAACGCGAGCATAACACTTACGTCTTTCTGCTATTGGGTATCGCCTACAGTGCCAGCATTGGCGGGCTGGGTACCATGGTTGGCAGCCCGCCCAATGCTATCGCGGCGGCTCAGCTGGGGCTGGATTTCATCGGATGGATGAAGTTTGGTGTGCCAGTGATGCTGGTATTGATGCCATTGATGGTGGCCACGCTGTACGTCATGTTGCGGCCAAGACTGAGTCATCGCTTTGAAATCACACTGGAAAGCTTCTCTTGGACGCCAGTGCGTCAGGTGACACTCGGTATTTTCCTGCTCACCGTAGTGTGCTGGATTTTCAGCAGCCATATCAGCGCGGCCCTAGGGGGATTGAAGCAGTTTGATACCGTGGTGGCGGTAGGTGCTGCGGTATTGATCGGTATCAGCGGGGTGGCCAGTTGGGCACAGATCCAGCAGAACACTGATTGGGGAGTGCTGATGCTGTTCGGCGGCGGGCTAACGCTGAGTGTGATCCTGAAAGATTCAGGAGCTAGCGCCGTGATGGCGCACGGTATGGCAACGCTGTTTGGTGCCAGCCACTGGTTTATCATCATTCTGGCCGTGGCGACTTTCATCATATTCCTGACAGAATTCACCAGCAATACCGCCAGCGCAGCGCTGCTGGTGCCGGTGTTTGCCACGGTTGCCGAGGCTTTGGGGATGCCTTCGGCATTGCTGACCATTGTGATTGGCATCGGGGCTTCCTGCGCCTTTATGCTGCCGGTGGCAACCCCGCCGAATGCCATCGTTTATGGCACCGGTGAAATACGGCAAAGTGAAATGGTTAAGGTTGGTTTCTGGCTGAACATAGTTTGTGTTCTGGTGGTGAGCCTGTTCGCCTGGTTTATCTGGCGTTAA
- the bcsZ gene encoding cellulose synthase complex periplasmic endoglucanase BcsZ, translating to MGICLRRLLPGLMLLCAFNTAATCDWPAWQQYQQFYLSEEGRVIDPSSPKRITTSEGQSYGMFFALVANDRPAFDKLLAWTENNLASGDLSAHLPAWLWGQDDNKAWKVLDSNSAADADLWIAYNLLEAGRLWQSRRYQTLGTLLLQRIGREEVANIPGLGLVLLPGKMGFVAEDRWRLNPSYLPPQLLARFAQLNGPWQAMQKTSQRLLLETAPQGFSPDWAEWQSGKGWQPDPVKPNIGSYDAIRVYLWAGMLADDDPHKAALVKQFQPMVRLTAQLGAVPEKADTASGKTNGTGPVGFSAALLPLLAAQPDALAVQRQRIQDNPLGNDAYFSASLLLFGQGWDQQRYRFNRQGELQPAWGSQCATSH from the coding sequence ATGGGGATCTGCCTGCGCCGCCTGCTGCCTGGCCTGATGCTGCTGTGTGCGTTCAACACGGCGGCAACCTGTGATTGGCCTGCCTGGCAGCAGTACCAACAGTTTTATCTCAGCGAGGAAGGGCGGGTGATCGATCCCAGCAGCCCGAAGCGCATCACCACGTCCGAAGGGCAGAGCTATGGGATGTTCTTCGCGCTGGTGGCCAACGATCGGCCTGCCTTCGATAAGCTGTTGGCGTGGACGGAGAACAATCTCGCCTCTGGCGACCTGAGCGCACATCTGCCGGCCTGGCTGTGGGGGCAGGACGATAACAAAGCCTGGAAGGTGCTGGACAGCAACTCGGCTGCCGATGCGGATCTGTGGATCGCTTACAACCTGCTAGAGGCGGGGCGGCTGTGGCAAAGCCGCCGCTATCAAACATTGGGCACGCTGTTGTTACAACGGATTGGCCGTGAAGAGGTGGCGAATATCCCCGGTTTGGGTCTGGTGCTGCTGCCGGGCAAGATGGGTTTTGTGGCCGAGGATCGCTGGCGCTTAAACCCCAGCTATTTACCGCCGCAGTTGCTGGCCCGCTTTGCCCAATTGAACGGGCCGTGGCAAGCGATGCAGAAAACCAGCCAACGGTTATTGCTGGAAACGGCTCCGCAAGGATTTTCCCCAGACTGGGCCGAGTGGCAATCGGGCAAAGGTTGGCAGCCCGATCCCGTCAAACCCAATATCGGCAGCTATGACGCCATTCGCGTCTATCTTTGGGCTGGGATGTTGGCGGACGACGATCCCCATAAAGCGGCGCTGGTGAAGCAGTTCCAACCGATGGTGCGCCTCACCGCTCAGCTTGGCGCGGTGCCGGAGAAGGCCGATACCGCCAGCGGGAAAACCAACGGTACGGGCCCGGTAGGCTTCTCCGCCGCGCTGTTGCCGCTGCTGGCTGCACAACCCGATGCCCTGGCGGTGCAACGCCAACGTATTCAGGATAACCCTCTGGGTAATGATGCTTATTTCAGCGCCTCTTTGCTGCTGTTCGGCCAGGGATGGGATCAGCAACGCTATCGTTTCAATCGTCAGGGTGAACTTCAACCCGCCTGGGGTAGCCAATGCGCAACTTCACATTAG
- the hmsP gene encoding biofilm formation regulator HmsP, with translation MRVRRSLTIKQMAAVSGVALVTICIFIVIQLFHFVQQRRDDYAQQLENVAQAVRQPLAEAVLRMDVPETKRVLNSLQPVGILTRADIVLPNEFQALHANFPPERPVPALVARIFELPVQISVPLYSLERVPANPQPLAYLVLQADSYRMYQFILSTLSTMLSTYLLLALILSIAVSWCMNRLLVYPLRAMARELENVPQEDLPYHQLMLPAQHQDDELGLLVRNYNRNQQTLAKAHTAMSRLSTHNSMTELPNPVLFAALLEQHIAASMRPPRFNLLVVGIETLHEASGALNPSMREALLLTLAKKLRQVIGVDCVLAQLSNAEFAILAKNIEQPLHAMQLARRVMAAINAPLNLQQKMPLRPSASIGIAHYPNSGESAEQLLRSATSAMMSAHREGKNQILFFEPCLTEKTQKRLTQESEILLAIEQRQFALFLQPQWDMQTNQVTGAEALLRWQLPDGQIILPADVIPLAEELDVIVPLGNWVLEESCRILAAWQSQGITLPLAVNISPIQLQHKDFVPQLKRLLDEHQIDPHKLLLEITETVRIHDLDGALELLRELHDLGVSIALDDFGMGYASLNYLNRLKSLPIDLIKIDKSFIDGLPEDDAMVRIVSSISEVLHLPVMAEGVETTAQRDWLLQHGIRTGQGFLFAKPLPRKEFEAQFASVAKA, from the coding sequence TTGCGGGTCAGGCGTTCATTAACGATTAAGCAGATGGCGGCGGTGTCTGGTGTGGCACTGGTGACGATCTGTATCTTCATCGTGATCCAGCTATTCCACTTTGTGCAGCAGCGCAGAGATGACTATGCCCAGCAGTTGGAGAATGTGGCCCAGGCCGTGCGTCAGCCGCTGGCAGAAGCCGTGCTGCGGATGGATGTGCCGGAAACCAAACGCGTGCTCAACTCTCTGCAGCCGGTGGGGATCCTCACCCGAGCGGATATCGTCCTGCCTAACGAGTTTCAGGCGCTGCATGCCAATTTCCCGCCGGAACGCCCGGTCCCTGCGCTAGTGGCGCGTATCTTTGAGCTGCCGGTACAGATTTCGGTGCCGCTCTATTCGCTTGAACGGGTGCCTGCCAATCCTCAGCCGCTGGCCTACCTGGTGTTGCAGGCCGATTCGTACCGCATGTATCAGTTTATCCTCAGCACGCTATCGACCATGTTGTCGACCTATCTGCTGTTGGCGCTGATCCTGTCGATCGCCGTGAGCTGGTGCATGAACCGGCTGCTGGTTTATCCATTGCGAGCCATGGCGCGCGAACTGGAAAATGTCCCTCAGGAAGATCTCCCTTACCACCAACTGATGTTGCCAGCCCAACATCAGGACGATGAATTAGGCTTGCTGGTGCGCAATTACAATCGCAATCAGCAAACGCTGGCCAAGGCGCATACCGCCATGAGCCGCCTGAGTACCCATAACTCGATGACCGAATTACCCAATCCGGTGCTGTTTGCCGCGCTGCTTGAACAGCATATTGCTGCCAGTATGCGGCCACCGCGCTTTAATCTGTTGGTCGTGGGGATCGAAACCCTGCATGAGGCCTCCGGTGCGCTGAACCCATCCATGCGTGAAGCGCTGTTGCTGACGTTGGCGAAAAAGCTGCGTCAGGTTATCGGTGTGGACTGCGTGCTGGCACAGCTGAGCAATGCCGAGTTTGCCATCCTGGCGAAAAATATCGAGCAGCCCCTTCATGCCATGCAGTTGGCCAGAAGAGTGATGGCGGCCATCAATGCACCGCTGAATCTGCAACAGAAGATGCCGCTGCGGCCAAGCGCCAGTATCGGCATTGCCCATTATCCCAATTCGGGGGAAAGCGCGGAGCAACTGCTGCGTAGTGCCACCTCGGCCATGATGTCCGCGCATCGTGAGGGTAAAAATCAGATCCTGTTCTTCGAGCCTTGCCTGACCGAAAAAACTCAAAAGCGTCTGACGCAGGAAAGCGAGATCCTGCTGGCCATTGAGCAACGTCAGTTTGCGCTATTCCTGCAACCGCAGTGGGATATGCAAACCAATCAGGTGACCGGCGCGGAAGCTCTGCTGCGTTGGCAACTGCCCGACGGGCAGATTATTCTTCCGGCGGATGTGATCCCGCTGGCGGAGGAGTTGGACGTGATCGTGCCACTGGGTAACTGGGTGCTGGAAGAGTCATGCCGTATTCTGGCCGCGTGGCAATCCCAGGGCATCACGTTGCCGTTGGCGGTAAATATTTCGCCGATCCAGCTGCAGCATAAAGACTTTGTGCCTCAGTTGAAACGGCTGCTGGACGAGCACCAGATCGACCCGCATAAGCTGCTGTTGGAAATCACTGAGACGGTGCGTATCCACGACCTTGATGGGGCGTTGGAACTGCTACGGGAATTGCATGATTTAGGTGTGTCGATTGCCTTGGATGACTTTGGCATGGGCTATGCCAGCCTGAATTACCTCAATCGTCTGAAATCCCTGCCGATCGATCTGATTAAAATCGACAAAAGCTTTATTGATGGCCTGCCAGAGGACGATGCGATGGTGCGGATCGTCAGCTCGATTTCCGAGGTGCTTCATCTGCCGGTAATGGCGGAAGGGGTGGAAACCACGGCGCAGCGAGACTGGCTGTTACAGCACGGCATTCGCACTGGCCAGGGCTTCCTGTTTGCCAAGCCTTTACCCCGCAAGGAGTTTGAAGCGCAGTTTGCCTCCGTTGCCAAAGCGTGA
- the bcsC gene encoding cellulose synthase complex outer membrane protein BcsC, with product MRNFTLGWLSLLPLSLALLPQAQSAESVAPEQWLLEQVRIGEASNKDELVRQSLYRLELMDPNNPDVIAARMRLALRQGNQVLAQQQLDKLKGVAPQSPVFRQAEMNMLLTQPETRQKLQQARLMAAAGRLPEAKAQYDELFHGNLPTLDLAVEYWRLVARLPGQESAATQQLQALDRQYPGNITLRMALARMLFSQDRDAQAYELLQQVAADPAGRSSAADLWLEQVKALPVSPQSVAALNRFLGVFESGEQALGAQQELARQRTLLADPAYRARMTGLAQVNKGGGRAAIPELKKALSSAPNDAEVLGALGLAYSRAGNRQQALSLFQQAQKADKDNYDSSKWQSLIKTTRYWLAIDAGDKALKANNLPLAQQQYQQARQIDNGDSDALIGLGDVAVARKDDAAAERYYQQALRLDPASGSAMRGLVNIYQRQSPQKALAYLNGLPRGQQNKLRSTLDGLQLDMLKQQADELAQRQQWPEAAEKYRQAHQKDPDDVWLTYHYAQTLRQAGQPQQADVLMRQLAAKKSGDPQQVYAYALYLAGSDRDNQALAQLNTLPKAQWNDGMREMAQRLQMQATLDHAERLRTAGDEPAAIAYLRQQPPATRIDLTLADWALERGEYDEALADYQRVRAREPNNPDARLGEIEAYVAQGQLSEARQRLQTAPAQPDESINGQRRVANAWTAVGEPQKATDIFKQLKVAAQQEPPGQGKALVYRDAARLEQKQLQPQPAQQDYRQAMVASGIAPTVPEDNDGYTRLTRNNATDDWLKRGIRSDAADLYRQQDVRVTLDHDYWRSSGTGGISDYQAHDTMLQVDMPLYDGRAFLRTDTVQLNAGSFSTDNNGKYFETFGTCNTQGCRGDERQKTTGTSVAAGWANDHWQTDIGTTPMGFEVVDWVGGVAYSGDWNHIGWTLGASRRPITSSLLAFGGTRDPNTGTTWGGVRATGINLSASYDRGEANGVWADLSAHQLTGQNVEDNQRQRLMAGYYYKVINEDNRRATVGLSTMLWHYQKDLSGYSLGQGGYYSPQQYVSLAVPVNYRQRTENWSWEVGGSVSISHSKTNDEKRYPLQGLIPDSLPDKDAVESGGSSSGVGYTLRALIERRLSSHWTLGAGIDIQQAKDYTPSHALIYLRYSLAGWQGDLDLPPQPLTPYADFK from the coding sequence ATGCGCAACTTCACATTAGGCTGGCTAAGCCTGCTTCCTTTAAGCCTGGCTCTGTTGCCACAGGCGCAGAGTGCCGAGAGCGTAGCCCCGGAGCAATGGCTACTGGAGCAGGTGCGCATCGGCGAAGCCAGCAACAAAGATGAGCTGGTGCGTCAATCGCTGTATCGCCTTGAGCTGATGGACCCGAATAACCCTGACGTGATAGCGGCGCGTATGCGCCTGGCCCTGCGGCAGGGGAATCAGGTTTTGGCGCAGCAACAGCTGGATAAGCTGAAGGGGGTGGCACCGCAATCGCCGGTGTTCCGCCAGGCAGAAATGAACATGCTACTGACCCAGCCGGAAACCCGCCAGAAGCTGCAACAGGCACGCCTGATGGCGGCCGCAGGGCGCTTGCCTGAGGCAAAAGCTCAGTACGATGAGCTGTTCCACGGCAATCTGCCAACGCTCGATCTGGCGGTGGAGTATTGGCGTCTGGTGGCCAGGCTACCCGGCCAGGAATCAGCAGCGACACAGCAACTACAGGCGCTGGATCGGCAATATCCCGGCAACATCACGCTGCGCATGGCGCTGGCGCGGATGCTGTTCAGCCAGGATCGCGACGCTCAGGCCTATGAGCTGTTACAGCAAGTGGCGGCCGATCCCGCAGGCCGCAGCTCTGCGGCGGATTTGTGGTTGGAACAGGTCAAAGCGTTGCCGGTCAGCCCGCAGAGCGTGGCGGCGTTGAACCGCTTCCTCGGCGTGTTTGAAAGCGGTGAGCAGGCGCTTGGCGCGCAGCAGGAACTGGCCCGCCAGCGGACGCTGTTGGCCGATCCGGCCTATCGCGCGCGCATGACCGGGCTGGCGCAGGTGAATAAAGGCGGCGGTCGTGCGGCAATCCCGGAACTGAAAAAAGCGCTATCGAGTGCGCCTAATGATGCCGAAGTGTTGGGTGCGCTTGGCCTGGCCTATTCCCGCGCCGGCAACCGGCAGCAGGCGTTGAGCCTGTTCCAACAGGCGCAGAAGGCGGACAAGGATAACTACGACAGCAGCAAATGGCAGAGCCTGATCAAAACCACCCGTTACTGGCTGGCGATCGATGCGGGCGACAAGGCGTTAAAGGCCAATAACCTGCCGTTGGCGCAGCAACAGTACCAGCAGGCACGGCAGATTGATAACGGCGACAGCGATGCGTTGATCGGCCTGGGCGACGTTGCCGTAGCCCGTAAGGATGATGCCGCCGCCGAGCGCTATTATCAGCAGGCTCTGCGCCTGGATCCGGCCAGCGGTAGCGCGATGCGGGGCTTGGTGAATATCTACCAGCGGCAGTCGCCACAAAAAGCGCTGGCCTACCTTAATGGTCTGCCTCGTGGGCAACAGAACAAGCTACGCAGCACCCTCGACGGGCTGCAACTGGATATGCTCAAACAGCAGGCCGACGAACTGGCTCAGCGCCAGCAGTGGCCAGAGGCGGCGGAAAAGTACCGGCAGGCGCACCAGAAGGATCCTGATGACGTCTGGCTGACCTATCACTATGCGCAAACGTTGCGTCAGGCCGGGCAACCGCAGCAGGCCGACGTGCTGATGCGTCAACTGGCCGCGAAGAAGTCCGGCGATCCGCAGCAGGTTTACGCCTATGCGCTGTATCTGGCTGGCAGCGATCGTGATAACCAGGCGTTGGCCCAATTGAATACATTGCCCAAAGCGCAGTGGAACGACGGGATGCGTGAGATGGCCCAGCGTTTGCAGATGCAGGCCACGCTCGATCATGCCGAACGGCTCCGAACTGCCGGTGATGAACCCGCAGCAATCGCCTATCTGCGCCAGCAGCCCCCGGCAACGCGCATCGACCTGACCTTGGCCGACTGGGCGCTGGAGCGGGGAGAGTATGACGAGGCGTTGGCGGATTATCAGCGGGTGCGTGCGCGTGAGCCGAATAATCCGGATGCGCGTTTGGGGGAGATTGAAGCCTATGTGGCGCAAGGCCAACTGAGCGAGGCCCGCCAACGGCTGCAAACGGCACCAGCGCAACCGGATGAGTCGATCAACGGCCAGCGCCGTGTTGCCAATGCCTGGACGGCAGTGGGCGAACCGCAGAAAGCGACCGATATTTTCAAACAGTTAAAAGTGGCCGCCCAGCAAGAGCCGCCGGGGCAGGGCAAAGCCTTGGTGTATCGTGATGCTGCCAGGCTGGAACAAAAGCAGTTGCAACCGCAACCGGCGCAGCAGGATTATCGCCAGGCGATGGTGGCCAGCGGCATTGCGCCAACGGTACCTGAGGATAATGACGGTTATACCCGTCTGACCCGCAATAACGCGACGGATGACTGGCTAAAACGCGGCATTCGCTCCGATGCCGCCGATCTCTATCGCCAACAGGACGTCAGAGTCACGCTTGATCACGACTACTGGCGTTCGAGCGGCACCGGTGGCATCTCGGATTATCAGGCGCATGACACCATGTTGCAGGTGGATATGCCGCTGTATGACGGCCGGGCGTTCCTGCGTACCGACACCGTCCAACTGAACGCGGGCAGTTTCTCGACGGATAATAACGGCAAGTACTTCGAAACCTTTGGCACCTGTAACACGCAGGGTTGCCGCGGTGACGAACGGCAAAAAACCACCGGCACCAGCGTGGCGGCCGGTTGGGCCAACGACCATTGGCAAACCGATATCGGCACCACCCCGATGGGATTTGAAGTGGTGGACTGGGTCGGCGGCGTGGCCTATAGCGGTGACTGGAACCATATCGGTTGGACGCTGGGCGCCTCGCGGCGGCCGATTACCAGCTCGCTGTTGGCCTTCGGCGGGACTCGGGATCCGAACACCGGCACTACCTGGGGCGGCGTGCGTGCTACCGGTATCAACCTGAGCGCCAGCTACGATCGCGGTGAAGCCAACGGCGTGTGGGCCGATCTCAGTGCTCATCAGCTTACCGGCCAGAATGTCGAGGATAACCAGCGCCAGCGCTTGATGGCCGGTTATTACTATAAGGTGATAAACGAAGATAACCGCCGCGCCACCGTTGGGCTGAGCACCATGCTCTGGCACTATCAGAAGGACTTGAGCGGTTACTCTCTTGGGCAGGGGGGTTATTACAGCCCGCAGCAATATGTTTCGCTGGCGGTGCCGGTGAACTATCGCCAGCGCACGGAAAACTGGTCGTGGGAAGTGGGGGGCTCGGTGTCGATTTCGCACTCGAAAACCAACGATGAAAAACGCTATCCCCTGCAAGGACTGATCCCAGATTCTCTGCCAGACAAGGACGCGGTGGAAAGCGGTGGCTCCTCCTCCGGCGTAGGTTATACGCTGCGAGCCCTGATCGAACGCCGCCTCAGTTCCCATTGGACGCTGGGGGCCGGCATTGATATTCAACAGGCTAAAGACTATACCCCGAGCCATGCGTTGATTTATCTGCGTTATTCGCTCGCCGGTTGGCAGGGCGATCTCGATCTGCCACCGCAGCCGCTGACGCCGTACGCCGACTTCAAGTAA
- a CDS encoding dicarboxylate/amino acid:cation symporter: MKTTIFKSLYFQVLTAITLGILLGHFYPELGAQMKPLGDGFVKLIKMIIAPVIFCTVVTGIAGMESMKAVGRTGAIALLYFEIVSTIALLIGLVIVNVVQPGAGMNVDPGTLDAKAVAVYAEKASEQGLVPFLLDIIPGSVVGAFASGNILQVLLFAVLFGFALHRLGEKGQVIFNVIDSFSRVIFGIINMIMRLAPLGAFGAMAFTIGKYGVGTLLQLGQLIVCFYITCLLFVVVVLGSIARYNGFSIFKFIRYIKEELLIVLGTSSSESVLPRMLDKMENLGCKKSVVGLVIPTGYSFNLDGTSIYLTMAAVFIAQATNTHMDIMHQVTLLVVLLLSSKGAAGVTGSGFIVLAATISAVGHLPLAGLALILGIDRFMSEARALTNLVGNGVATVVVAKWCNQLDEKQLQDVLNNRTDKVSTDKQLPSA; the protein is encoded by the coding sequence ATGAAAACAACTATATTTAAGAGCCTCTATTTTCAGGTGTTAACAGCGATTACGCTGGGGATCCTGCTTGGCCATTTCTACCCTGAACTCGGTGCCCAGATGAAACCCCTGGGCGATGGATTTGTTAAATTAATCAAAATGATTATCGCTCCGGTGATCTTCTGTACCGTGGTGACCGGCATCGCGGGCATGGAGAGCATGAAGGCCGTGGGCCGTACCGGGGCGATTGCCCTGCTGTACTTTGAAATCGTCAGTACCATTGCGTTGCTGATCGGCCTGGTGATCGTGAACGTGGTGCAACCCGGTGCCGGGATGAACGTCGATCCGGGAACGCTGGATGCTAAAGCGGTGGCGGTCTATGCCGAGAAGGCTTCTGAGCAGGGGCTCGTGCCTTTCCTGTTGGATATTATCCCGGGAAGCGTGGTGGGTGCCTTTGCCAGCGGCAACATCTTGCAGGTGCTGCTGTTTGCGGTGCTGTTCGGTTTTGCCCTGCATCGCCTGGGTGAGAAAGGCCAGGTGATCTTTAACGTCATCGACAGCTTCTCCCGCGTGATCTTCGGCATCATCAACATGATCATGCGCCTGGCACCGCTGGGGGCCTTTGGTGCCATGGCGTTCACTATCGGTAAATACGGTGTGGGCACCCTGCTGCAACTGGGCCAACTGATTGTCTGCTTCTATATCACCTGCTTACTGTTTGTGGTGGTGGTGTTGGGCTCGATTGCTCGCTACAACGGCTTCAGCATCTTTAAATTTATTCGCTATATCAAAGAAGAGCTGTTGATCGTACTGGGGACCTCGTCTTCCGAATCGGTGCTGCCACGCATGCTCGATAAAATGGAAAATCTGGGGTGCAAGAAATCGGTAGTGGGTCTGGTGATCCCGACGGGCTACTCGTTCAACCTTGACGGTACCTCGATCTATCTGACGATGGCGGCGGTGTTTATCGCCCAGGCAACCAACACCCATATGGACATCATGCATCAGGTGACCTTGTTGGTGGTGCTGCTGCTCTCCTCTAAAGGGGCGGCAGGGGTGACCGGCAGTGGCTTTATCGTACTGGCAGCGACCATTTCGGCGGTAGGGCATTTACCGCTGGCCGGTCTGGCCCTGATCCTCGGTATCGACCGCTTTATGTCCGAAGCCCGCGCCTTGACCAACCTGGTAGGTAACGGCGTGGCGACGGTAGTGGTGGCCAAATGGTGTAACCAACTGGATGAAAAGCAGCTGCAAGACGTGCTGAACAACAGAACTGATAAGGTTTCTACTGACAAACAGCTGCCTTCTGCCTAA